Proteins co-encoded in one Capnocytophaga ochracea DSM 7271 genomic window:
- a CDS encoding threonine/serine exporter family protein: protein MKPIERAARLFADINELLISSGANTRRVERNVERISNALNYHCENFYSHSAIVLTIQDKSTGEKETIVRSIPHHGVNFSAISDISILSWEAIEKKLPIEEIEEQVATIKARPHYNMYVMWFFVSIAGGSLAYVFGKENASYAEFAMSFLATLLGLAGRRILQLRKFNVYICWGWAAFVSVAVMSIFRLLGVQDYHNALAACVLWLVPGVPLINGFIDMLSGCIVAGIAKLTHAAILVFMISLGFYLALLLFGYELP from the coding sequence ATGAAGCCCATTGAACGAGCGGCACGCCTTTTTGCCGATATCAACGAACTGCTAATTTCCAGTGGTGCCAATACCCGTAGGGTAGAACGCAATGTAGAACGCATCTCTAATGCACTGAACTACCATTGCGAGAACTTCTATTCGCATTCGGCTATCGTGCTAACAATACAGGACAAAAGCACAGGCGAAAAAGAAACTATCGTGCGCTCTATCCCGCATCACGGAGTGAATTTCAGTGCGATTTCCGATATTAGTATTCTATCGTGGGAGGCTATCGAAAAGAAACTCCCTATTGAGGAAATCGAAGAGCAGGTAGCTACCATCAAGGCACGCCCACATTACAATATGTATGTAATGTGGTTCTTCGTATCAATAGCAGGAGGCTCATTAGCCTACGTATTTGGCAAAGAAAACGCAAGTTATGCCGAGTTCGCTATGTCGTTTCTCGCTACTTTATTAGGGTTAGCAGGCAGACGTATTTTGCAGTTGCGCAAGTTCAACGTGTATATCTGTTGGGGTTGGGCTGCTTTCGTATCGGTGGCTGTGATGAGCATCTTCCGCTTGCTTGGCGTACAAGACTATCACAATGCCTTGGCAGCTTGTGTATTGTGGTTAGTGCCTGGGGTACCTCTTATCAATGGCTTTATCGATATGCTCTCAGGCTGTATTGTAGCAGGAATTGCTAAACTCACTCACGCTGCTATTTTAGTGTTTATGATTTCATTAGGTTTTTATTTAGCTTTACTATTATTCGGTTATGAACTTCCTTGA
- a CDS encoding Fic family protein — MKHIFTTKQQALAARILEHNHFSPLSDLYSSEIQDLAVIWSFYSGKIEGNTYTFVETETLLKDGITSPRRYEEAKMLKNLYNTFISEVEYIKKGNTEEINKRLLFELHSRLIADLIDNRERGIIRKRAVRITGTDYTPPTGEHLIEKALDQIMEEQAEIENPLEKAVFLHCNIARLQPFIDGNKRTSRLVESIVLMNDDIVPIHTTRLEDINTYRKALLSFYETSDYSEYADYFLQKKWEYLQKS, encoded by the coding sequence ATGAAACACATCTTTACAACAAAACAGCAAGCGTTGGCAGCTCGTATTTTGGAGCATAATCATTTTTCACCCCTAAGTGACTTATATTCTTCGGAAATACAAGACTTGGCGGTGATATGGTCGTTTTACTCTGGGAAGATAGAAGGTAATACTTATACTTTTGTAGAGACGGAAACGCTCTTAAAAGATGGTATTACTTCACCCAGACGCTATGAAGAGGCTAAAATGCTCAAAAACCTTTACAACACTTTTATTTCGGAAGTAGAGTATATCAAAAAAGGGAATACCGAAGAGATTAACAAACGATTGCTTTTTGAGCTACACTCTCGCTTGATTGCTGATTTGATAGATAACCGCGAGAGGGGTATTATCCGCAAACGCGCTGTGCGGATTACTGGAACGGATTATACACCTCCTACTGGGGAGCACCTTATTGAAAAAGCCTTAGACCAGATAATGGAGGAACAGGCTGAAATAGAAAATCCTTTAGAGAAAGCGGTGTTTTTGCATTGCAATATTGCGCGCTTGCAACCTTTTATTGACGGCAATAAGCGCACTTCGCGCTTGGTTGAGAGTATTGTGCTGATGAATGACGATATCGTACCGATTCACACGACTCGCTTAGAGGATATCAATACGTACCGTAAGGCTTTGCTTTCTTTTTATGAAACGAGTGATTACAGTGAATATGCCGATTATTTTCTACAAAAGAAATGGGAGTATCTGCAGAAGTCGTAG
- a CDS encoding threonine/serine exporter family protein produces the protein MNFLDIFLGLAERIFWSMWISIGFALLFNTPRRALWITGVLGGIGWGIKFLLLATLMPEQIVITSFLGACVVGLLAVYFAHRVHTPPIVFTIPAVINMIPGKYGYEFMMKIIQIVTVETPQDETLDLLYQTFKLGLQTGFITMCLAFGVIAPMLLFNTYSVKGKDLNDLIKRRLLRKKAEGNLPKEEVENEPI, from the coding sequence ATGAACTTCCTTGATATATTTTTAGGTTTAGCAGAACGCATCTTTTGGTCGATGTGGATTTCTATCGGCTTTGCTTTATTGTTTAACACACCACGTCGTGCTTTATGGATAACAGGTGTATTAGGCGGTATAGGGTGGGGTATTAAGTTCCTTCTATTAGCAACCTTAATGCCCGAACAAATCGTGATTACTTCTTTTCTGGGAGCTTGTGTGGTAGGGCTCTTAGCGGTGTATTTCGCCCACCGTGTACACACACCTCCTATTGTGTTTACCATCCCCGCCGTAATTAATATGATTCCTGGTAAATACGGCTATGAGTTTATGATGAAAATCATACAAATAGTAACCGTTGAAACCCCACAAGACGAAACATTAGATTTACTCTACCAAACCTTTAAACTCGGTTTACAAACAGGCTTTATTACTATGTGCTTAGCCTTTGGGGTGATTGCTCCTATGCTGTTATTTAACACCTATTCGGTAAAAGGTAAAGACCTAAACGACCTCATCAAACGTCGCCTCTTGCGCAAGAAAGCTGAAGGCAATTTACCAAAGGAAGAAGTGGAGAATGAACCGATATAG
- a CDS encoding bile acid:sodium symporter family protein — translation MTNSHKFFVKNAFLWLLVLMVLMGYLIPYRESYNVYFNLGTFIDWGIVIIFLLYGLKLNLREVLNDVKNWKLHLLVQIATFVLFPLLVMPFYKIAQGTEFYVLWLSIYFLACLPSTVSSSVVMVSIAKGNVPSAIFNASISGLIGIFATPMLMHPFMESSSGGAVDQVAIIQQLLLKVLLPIVLGLLLNPLCKKFIERYGKLIGKFDRLIILLIVYESFSTAFVNRIFGSVPPITFAIIAVAVVGMFFIVYYLLQWASHRLHFNREDTITTTFCGSKKSLVHGSLFMMVLGIPDDNKVMFLLPIMLYHSFQLFYVSWLANRIGNR, via the coding sequence ATGACAAACTCACACAAATTTTTTGTTAAAAACGCTTTTTTGTGGCTCTTGGTACTAATGGTACTTATGGGCTACCTTATTCCTTATCGTGAAAGCTATAACGTTTACTTTAATTTAGGAACCTTTATCGATTGGGGGATTGTGATTATCTTCCTGCTCTACGGACTCAAACTGAACTTGCGAGAAGTGCTGAACGACGTTAAGAACTGGAAGCTACACTTGCTGGTACAAATAGCTACCTTTGTGCTGTTTCCGCTCTTGGTAATGCCTTTTTACAAGATAGCACAGGGCACAGAATTCTATGTGTTGTGGCTTTCGATATACTTTTTGGCTTGCTTGCCGTCTACCGTATCGTCATCGGTAGTGATGGTGTCTATCGCAAAAGGGAACGTGCCCTCAGCGATTTTTAACGCTTCTATCTCGGGGCTCATAGGAATCTTTGCTACCCCTATGCTAATGCACCCTTTTATGGAAAGCAGTAGTGGAGGGGCAGTAGACCAAGTAGCAATTATACAGCAATTATTATTAAAAGTGCTGTTGCCGATAGTATTAGGGCTCTTGCTTAATCCGCTGTGCAAGAAGTTTATAGAGCGTTATGGCAAACTGATAGGCAAGTTTGATAGACTTATTATCCTGCTGATTGTCTACGAGAGCTTTTCGACGGCTTTTGTAAACCGTATATTTGGCAGTGTCCCACCGATTACTTTTGCGATTATCGCGGTAGCAGTGGTGGGAATGTTTTTCATTGTATACTATCTCTTGCAATGGGCATCGCACCGTTTGCACTTTAACCGCGAAGATACGATTACTACTACTTTTTGTGGCTCGAAGAAATCGTTAGTACACGGGAGTCTCTTTATGATGGTATTGGGTATTCCCGACGATAACAAAGTGATGTTCCTCTTGCCGATAATGCTTTATCACAGCTTTCAGCTGTTTTATGTGAGCTGGCTGGCGAATAGGATAGGTAATAGGTAA
- the dnaG gene encoding DNA primase — MISKNTIDKVYDQMRVEEVIGDFVQLKRAGSNYKGLSPFSNERTPSFMVSPVKQIWKDFSSGKGGNAIAFLMEHEHFTYPEAIRYLAKKYHIDIEETQQSSEEKAQADERESLYIVSEYAQQYFQDSLFNTEAGKAIGMTYFKERGFTEETIQKFRLGFSPDEWTAFTDTALAKGYQLEFLEKTGLTIVNGDRKFDRFKGRVMFPIHSMSGRVLGFGGRILTNDKKQAKYLNSPESEIYHKSKVLYGIFFAKQAIAKADNCYLVEGYTDVIQMHQKGIENVVASSGTALTQDQIRLIHRLTPNITVLYDGDAAGLRASIRGVDLILEQGMNVKVCTFPEGDDPDSFARKTAYEDLVLYLENNATDFIRFKASLLMQEAQNDPIKKAETIRDMVESISKIPDLIKREVYVRECATIMDISEQVLFSTLAQILKKDFYEGQKVERKQSTMQVVQTPEEAQKRTVNRLEVLEHDLIKILLSKGNEDCVFTDTILVEEENGDLKEKQVQQTLKVYEKVFLELQEDEIEFANPDFKQIYDQLMTKFLENDSYDVNRFANELPVELSAKVSDLKMEDEFRHLDNWLKRDIVAKEKDRDLNRIISDIILNIRLLLIMHLINNLAEKVRTEITDEERKSIMEEVIGYNQLKTILGKRLNVIVNY; from the coding sequence GTGATTTCAAAAAACACTATCGACAAAGTATACGACCAAATGCGGGTGGAGGAAGTCATTGGCGACTTCGTCCAACTGAAACGTGCAGGGTCTAATTACAAAGGACTGAGTCCGTTCTCTAACGAGCGGACACCTAGCTTTATGGTCTCACCCGTAAAGCAAATATGGAAAGACTTCAGTAGTGGCAAAGGCGGGAATGCTATTGCTTTCCTGATGGAGCACGAGCACTTCACCTACCCCGAAGCCATTCGCTATTTGGCTAAAAAATACCATATCGATATTGAAGAAACTCAGCAGTCTTCCGAAGAAAAAGCACAAGCCGATGAGCGCGAGAGTCTCTATATCGTCTCAGAATACGCCCAACAGTATTTTCAAGATTCCCTTTTCAATACCGAAGCTGGTAAGGCTATCGGTATGACCTATTTCAAAGAGCGTGGTTTTACCGAGGAAACAATCCAAAAATTCCGCTTAGGCTTCTCCCCCGACGAGTGGACTGCCTTCACCGATACCGCCCTTGCCAAAGGCTATCAGTTGGAGTTCTTAGAAAAAACGGGGCTCACTATCGTCAATGGCGACCGTAAGTTCGACCGCTTCAAAGGGCGCGTAATGTTCCCCATTCACTCTATGAGCGGACGCGTATTGGGCTTCGGAGGGCGCATCCTCACCAACGATAAGAAACAAGCCAAATACCTCAACTCTCCCGAAAGCGAGATTTACCACAAGAGCAAAGTGCTCTATGGCATTTTCTTTGCCAAACAAGCCATCGCCAAAGCCGATAACTGCTATCTGGTGGAAGGCTATACCGATGTGATTCAAATGCATCAAAAAGGCATTGAAAATGTGGTAGCCTCCAGCGGAACAGCCCTTACACAAGACCAAATCCGCCTCATTCACCGCCTTACCCCCAACATCACGGTGCTGTACGACGGCGATGCCGCTGGCTTACGTGCTTCCATTCGTGGGGTAGACCTCATCTTGGAACAGGGTATGAATGTAAAGGTCTGTACCTTCCCCGAGGGAGACGACCCCGATAGCTTTGCTCGCAAAACTGCCTACGAAGACCTCGTACTATACCTCGAAAACAACGCCACCGATTTCATTCGCTTCAAAGCCTCCCTTCTAATGCAAGAGGCACAAAACGACCCTATCAAAAAAGCCGAAACCATACGCGATATGGTAGAGAGTATCTCTAAAATCCCCGACCTTATCAAGCGGGAAGTATATGTGCGCGAGTGCGCTACCATTATGGATATCTCGGAGCAAGTGCTCTTTTCTACTTTGGCGCAAATTCTCAAAAAGGACTTTTATGAAGGACAAAAAGTAGAGCGCAAGCAATCTACTATGCAAGTGGTGCAAACGCCAGAAGAGGCTCAAAAACGCACGGTAAACCGTTTGGAGGTGTTAGAACACGATTTAATAAAGATTCTTCTTTCTAAAGGGAATGAAGACTGTGTTTTCACCGATACTATTCTGGTAGAAGAAGAAAACGGCGACCTCAAAGAAAAACAAGTACAGCAAACTCTCAAAGTTTACGAAAAAGTATTCCTTGAACTTCAAGAAGACGAAATAGAGTTCGCTAACCCCGATTTTAAGCAGATATATGACCAACTAATGACAAAATTCTTGGAAAATGACTCATATGATGTAAATCGGTTTGCAAACGAACTTCCTGTGGAACTCAGTGCTAAGGTATCCGATTTGAAAATGGAAGACGAGTTTAGACATTTAGACAATTGGTTAAAACGAGATATTGTAGCAAAGGAGAAAGACAGAGACCTCAACAGAATTATCTCGGATATCATTCTAAATATTCGTTTGCTATTAATAATGCACCTCATCAACAATTTAGCAGAGAAAGTACGTACTGAAATAACAGATGAAGAACGCAAAAGCATTATGGAAGAGGTGATAGGCTATAACCAACTAAAAACAATATTAGGCAAGCGCTTGAATGTGATAGTAAATTATTAA
- the atpC gene encoding ATP synthase F1 subunit epsilon → MLVEIFTPEALLFKGEVTSVKVPGAKGTFVILNHHAPIISLLTEGEVKLFEGKKELQHFTITGGTLECNQNKVVILAD, encoded by the coding sequence ATGTTAGTAGAAATCTTTACTCCTGAAGCCCTTTTGTTTAAAGGTGAAGTAACCTCGGTGAAGGTGCCTGGGGCTAAAGGAACATTTGTAATATTAAATCACCACGCCCCTATCATCTCATTGCTTACGGAAGGCGAGGTAAAGCTCTTCGAGGGCAAAAAAGAACTGCAACATTTCACTATTACAGGAGGTACCTTGGAGTGCAACCAAAACAAAGTAGTGATTTTAGCAGACTAA
- a CDS encoding YggS family pyridoxal phosphate-dependent enzyme → MENILQNIALVQQRIANTCERVGRKPEEVKLLLATKTVTPERIKVALNAGYTLIAENKVQELKEKYEALKDTPHTNHFIGHLQTNKIKDILRYEVSCVESVDRLDLAQKLHNRLESEGKELDIFIQVNTSNEESKFGADPSEVLNLVKQVATLPTLHIKGLMTIGLFSAETEKVRACFKLLKHLQQEIIALNLPNVDPRELSMGMSGDLETAIEEGATIVRVGTAIFGKRIYPDSYYWNEK, encoded by the coding sequence ATGGAAAATATATTACAAAACATCGCCTTAGTACAACAACGTATTGCCAACACTTGTGAGCGCGTAGGTCGCAAGCCGGAGGAAGTAAAGCTCCTCTTGGCTACTAAAACGGTAACTCCTGAGCGCATCAAAGTAGCATTAAATGCAGGATATACGCTCATCGCCGAAAACAAAGTGCAAGAACTCAAGGAGAAGTATGAAGCGCTGAAAGACACTCCACATACCAATCATTTTATCGGTCATTTACAAACGAATAAGATAAAAGATATTTTGCGTTACGAGGTGAGTTGTGTAGAATCGGTAGACCGCCTCGATTTAGCCCAAAAACTCCACAACCGTTTGGAGAGTGAAGGTAAAGAACTCGATATCTTTATTCAGGTGAATACCTCTAACGAAGAAAGCAAGTTTGGTGCCGACCCCTCTGAGGTACTAAATCTTGTAAAGCAAGTGGCTACACTGCCTACCCTACATATCAAAGGACTGATGACTATCGGTCTGTTTAGTGCCGAAACCGAAAAGGTGCGCGCCTGCTTTAAACTCCTTAAACATCTCCAACAAGAGATTATTGCTCTCAACCTCCCTAATGTAGACCCCCGAGAACTCTCAATGGGAATGAGTGGCGACCTCGAAACCGCTATTGAAGAAGGTGCCACTATCGTGCGCGTTGGTACCGCTATCTTCGGTAAGCGCATCTACCCCGATAGCTACTATTGGAATGAAAAGTGA
- a CDS encoding DUF5018 domain-containing protein, with translation MKKLYTTLVCLLLILGCKDDKDETLPLSAEKNILSFVFTLNDTPYSATISGTTISAQLPADTSLTTLTPTISISKGATISPNTGIAQDFSKEVSYTVTAENKSTKTYKVMVTKKEKDDGKDDDNDGKDDDNNGKDDDNNGNDNGTKSSEAEILAITFTNIDYPEDVTVLDKGETYIKLEVPEGTNIKALTSSITISERATIEPKSGATLDYSQGVRYTITAEDKTEKIFYVIVEEGYNSFEKSFELLTKNTEYLKGGDVISIEVGRLKPRHKNIKAYISYNNKSKVEAKIKNIDYNKKLIDVVLPNTYTNGAYEIKIKVSDGKKENEGSVYFFLNQGTPFFKGVLSESGIPRQRVLLPNEEFTAGVYINPKDKENYSFYLHKNGQDYSLIVKKIDTYYNTIRFETPKKPTTPLESGSDFQFVIKYQGKEYVYPFRIYVQIADIPTKLELDNYSLKKGEEFTVYAECVGIRYQDKHTPLPKLKLIKEDGSFKYIEALRFPEKGILSFYAPFKIPKDFESGKYKWTVTNFVGESAVADKMITIEGATTPVAPSHLKVTKAEIVDKSARFFPKQVYITFNEAIGNAKLKAIVFPNLKIENMITYKSAVTSSRLSDNDYNYLMNNLPKGYVLIEENGKEYQAEFSLVKGN, from the coding sequence ATGAAGAAATTATATACAACTTTAGTTTGCTTGCTACTGATTTTGGGTTGTAAGGACGATAAAGACGAAACACTCCCTTTGAGCGCTGAAAAAAACATACTTTCGTTTGTCTTTACGCTTAACGATACCCCTTATAGTGCCACTATCAGTGGGACGACTATCAGCGCACAGTTACCTGCCGATACCTCGCTAACTACCCTCACGCCTACTATTAGCATTTCAAAAGGCGCGACTATAAGCCCTAACACAGGGATAGCTCAAGACTTTTCTAAAGAAGTAAGTTACACCGTAACTGCCGAAAACAAGAGTACCAAAACGTATAAGGTGATGGTAACCAAGAAGGAAAAAGACGATGGAAAAGATGACGATAACGACGGCAAAGACGATGATAACAATGGCAAAGATGATGACAATAATGGTAATGACAATGGTACAAAAAGCTCAGAAGCCGAAATATTAGCTATTACCTTTACCAATATTGATTATCCTGAAGATGTGACTGTACTTGACAAAGGAGAAACTTATATAAAATTAGAAGTCCCTGAGGGTACTAATATAAAAGCGCTAACTTCAAGCATTACCATTTCAGAAAGAGCTACGATAGAACCTAAATCAGGAGCTACTTTAGATTACTCTCAAGGAGTTCGCTATACTATAACAGCCGAAGACAAAACAGAAAAAATATTTTATGTGATTGTAGAAGAAGGATACAATTCTTTTGAGAAAAGTTTCGAACTTCTTACTAAAAACACTGAATACCTAAAAGGTGGCGATGTTATCTCTATCGAAGTTGGAAGGCTGAAACCAAGACATAAAAATATAAAAGCTTATATTAGTTATAATAACAAATCAAAAGTAGAGGCTAAAATTAAAAATATAGATTATAATAAAAAGCTAATAGATGTTGTTTTACCCAACACATACACAAATGGAGCCTATGAGATTAAAATAAAGGTTAGTGATGGCAAAAAGGAAAACGAAGGATCTGTTTATTTTTTTCTAAATCAAGGAACACCTTTTTTTAAAGGAGTTTTATCTGAATCAGGGATACCTCGTCAAAGGGTATTACTTCCAAATGAAGAGTTTACAGCAGGTGTTTATATTAATCCGAAAGATAAAGAAAACTATAGTTTTTATTTGCACAAGAATGGTCAAGATTATTCTCTTATAGTAAAAAAAATAGATACTTACTATAATACGATTAGATTTGAAACTCCTAAAAAACCTACAACACCTTTGGAGAGTGGTTCTGATTTTCAATTTGTTATAAAATATCAAGGGAAAGAGTATGTATATCCTTTTAGGATTTATGTTCAAATAGCCGATATTCCAACTAAACTAGAATTAGATAATTACTCTCTCAAAAAAGGAGAAGAATTTACTGTGTATGCAGAATGTGTGGGTATTCGATACCAAGATAAACATACACCTCTTCCTAAACTCAAATTAATAAAAGAAGATGGTAGTTTCAAATATATTGAAGCTCTACGATTCCCTGAAAAAGGAATTCTATCCTTTTATGCGCCCTTTAAAATCCCAAAAGACTTTGAATCTGGTAAATACAAATGGACAGTTACTAATTTCGTAGGAGAATCAGCAGTAGCTGATAAAATGATTACTATCGAAGGCGCTACAACCCCAGTTGCTCCTTCACACCTAAAAGTTACTAAAGCTGAAATCGTAGATAAGAGTGCGAGGTTCTTTCCTAAGCAAGTGTATATCACTTTCAATGAAGCTATAGGTAATGCTAAATTAAAGGCTATTGTGTTTCCTAATCTGAAAATAGAAAATATGATTACCTATAAAAGTGCCGTAACCTCTTCTCGCTTATCAGATAATGACTATAACTATTTAATGAACAACCTCCCCAAAGGTTATGTACTCATTGAAGAAAACGGCAAGGAATACCAAGCTGAGTTTTCTTTAGTAAAAGGAAACTAA
- a CDS encoding dicarboxylate/amino acid:cation symporter, whose amino-acid sequence MKNIFNNLLFKVVCGILFGIALGYYAPEWLYRILITFQVLFSNFLKFAIPLILMGLIMPSISDLGKNAGRLLLITIGIAYAFTLFSGFSTYLVGESLFPSLLQGEQLGTIVDKGKSLPPYFTIEMPPLADVMSALLFSFIIGIGLSFREESKLTEVIKEFGDIVKWLIVRAIIPILPIYIMCIFAEITFNGQVMAIMKVFFKLILVLFVMHIALLIIQYLIAGSIAGKNPFKALATMLPAYATALGTQSSAATIPVTLRQALKLGISQRIAGFVIPLCATIHLSGSTMKITACALALMMLQGMPYDFSLFAGFIMMLGVVMIAAPGVPGGAIMAALGVLNSILGFNEAQQGLMIALYIAMDSFGTACNVTGDGAVALIVDKCGKNEVRAAQARRNEKISK is encoded by the coding sequence ATGAAAAATATTTTTAATAATCTTTTGTTTAAGGTGGTTTGTGGTATCCTGTTTGGGATAGCGTTGGGCTATTATGCGCCTGAATGGTTGTACCGCATTCTTATTACTTTTCAGGTGTTGTTTAGCAACTTTTTAAAGTTTGCAATACCGCTGATTTTGATGGGGCTCATTATGCCTTCGATTAGTGATTTGGGTAAAAATGCAGGTAGATTACTGCTTATTACCATAGGAATTGCGTATGCTTTTACGCTTTTCTCGGGTTTTTCTACTTACTTGGTGGGCGAATCTCTTTTTCCTTCGCTATTGCAGGGTGAACAATTGGGTACCATTGTAGATAAAGGAAAGAGTTTGCCTCCTTATTTTACCATTGAGATGCCTCCTTTGGCTGATGTGATGAGTGCTTTGCTGTTTTCTTTTATCATCGGGATTGGGTTGTCGTTTAGAGAAGAATCGAAACTTACAGAGGTGATTAAAGAGTTTGGCGACATTGTGAAATGGCTTATCGTTAGGGCTATTATACCGATATTGCCTATTTATATTATGTGTATTTTTGCTGAAATTACCTTCAACGGACAGGTAATGGCAATAATGAAGGTGTTCTTTAAACTGATTTTGGTTCTTTTTGTGATGCATATTGCTTTGCTCATTATCCAATACCTGATTGCGGGAAGTATTGCAGGGAAGAATCCGTTTAAGGCACTGGCTACGATGCTACCGGCTTATGCGACGGCTTTGGGCACACAATCGTCGGCTGCTACCATTCCTGTAACGTTGAGGCAGGCACTGAAATTAGGCATTTCGCAACGGATAGCGGGATTTGTGATTCCGCTTTGTGCTACGATTCACCTTTCGGGCAGTACGATGAAGATTACGGCTTGTGCGCTTGCCCTGATGATGCTTCAAGGAATGCCTTATGACTTTTCGCTGTTTGCTGGTTTTATAATGATGCTGGGGGTGGTGATGATTGCTGCCCCTGGGGTACCGGGAGGGGCTATTATGGCTGCTTTGGGAGTGCTGAACAGTATTCTTGGTTTTAATGAGGCGCAACAGGGACTAATGATTGCACTTTATATAGCGATGGATAGCTTTGGCACGGCTTGTAATGTAACGGGTGACGGTGCAGTAGCTTTGATAGTTGATAAATGCGGGAAAAATGAAGTGCGAGCCGCACAGGCAAGGAGAAATGAGAAAATTAGCAAATGA
- the atpD gene encoding F0F1 ATP synthase subunit beta: MLQKGKVAQVIGPVVDVEFASDNELPRIYDSLEITRPDGTKLILEVQSHIGEDVVRAISMDSTEGLSRDTEVIATGSPIKMPVGHDIYGRLFNVIGDGVDGLGNLPKDGDNGLPIHREAPKFEELSTTTEVLFTGIKVIDLIEPYAKGGKIGLFGGAGVGKTVLIQELINNIAKGHGGLSVFAGVGERTREGNDLLREMLESGIIKYGEGFMESMEKGGWDLSKVDRKALKESKATFVFGQMNEPPGARARVALSGLTIAEYFRDGAGEGHGKDVLFFVDNIFRFTQAGSEVSALLGRMPSAVGYQPTLATEMGAMQERITSTKHGSITSVQAVYVPADDLTDPAPATTFAHLDATTVLSRKIAELGIYPAVDPLDSTSRILTPEILGKEHYECAQRVKELLQRYKQLQDIIAILGMEELSEDDKVAVARARRVQRFLSQPFHVAEQFTGLPGAYVDIKDTIKGFNMILDGELDHLPEAAFNLKGTIEEVIEAGEKMLAEAQAS; this comes from the coding sequence ATGTTACAAAAAGGAAAAGTAGCACAAGTAATTGGACCTGTGGTCGATGTAGAGTTCGCCTCTGATAATGAACTCCCACGCATTTATGATTCCTTAGAAATCACAAGACCCGACGGTACCAAACTCATATTAGAAGTACAATCGCATATAGGCGAAGACGTGGTGCGCGCCATCTCTATGGACTCCACCGAAGGACTTAGCCGCGACACCGAAGTGATTGCCACAGGCAGTCCTATCAAAATGCCCGTAGGACACGATATCTACGGTCGCCTCTTCAACGTAATTGGTGACGGGGTCGACGGACTCGGCAACCTGCCCAAAGACGGCGACAACGGCTTGCCTATTCACCGCGAAGCTCCCAAGTTCGAAGAACTCTCCACCACTACCGAAGTACTCTTCACCGGTATCAAAGTCATCGACCTTATCGAACCTTATGCCAAAGGAGGTAAAATCGGTCTGTTTGGCGGTGCGGGTGTAGGTAAAACGGTGCTCATTCAAGAATTGATTAATAACATCGCCAAAGGGCACGGCGGTCTATCAGTATTCGCTGGGGTAGGCGAACGTACCCGTGAAGGAAACGACCTGCTACGCGAGATGCTCGAATCGGGCATTATCAAATATGGCGAAGGCTTTATGGAATCGATGGAAAAAGGCGGTTGGGATTTGAGTAAAGTAGACCGCAAGGCACTTAAAGAATCCAAAGCAACCTTCGTTTTCGGGCAAATGAACGAACCTCCTGGAGCACGTGCGCGTGTAGCCCTCTCAGGACTCACTATTGCCGAGTACTTCCGCGATGGTGCTGGCGAAGGTCACGGTAAAGACGTGCTTTTCTTCGTCGATAATATCTTCCGTTTCACTCAAGCAGGTTCTGAGGTATCCGCCCTTTTAGGTCGTATGCCATCAGCGGTGGGTTACCAACCTACGTTGGCTACCGAAATGGGTGCGATGCAAGAGCGCATCACCTCTACCAAGCACGGTTCTATCACCTCAGTACAAGCGGTATATGTACCTGCCGACGACCTTACTGACCCCGCTCCGGCAACTACCTTTGCCCACCTCGATGCTACAACCGTATTATCGCGTAAAATCGCCGAGCTCGGTATCTACCCTGCGGTAGACCCTCTCGATTCTACTTCGCGTATCCTTACCCCCGAAATTTTGGGTAAAGAGCACTACGAGTGCGCACAACGCGTGAAAGAGCTCTTACAACGTTACAAACAATTGCAAGACATTATCGCTATCCTCGGTATGGAAGAGCTTTCAGAAGACGATAAAGTAGCCGTTGCTCGTGCACGTCGCGTACAGCGTTTCTTGTCACAGCCTTTCCACGTAGCCGAGCAGTTTACCGGATTACCAGGAGCTTATGTAGATATCAAAGATACTATCAAAGGCTTTAATATGATTCTCGACGGCGAACTCGACCATCTTCCAGAAGCTGCCTTCAACCTTAAAGGCACCATCGAAGAAGTAATCGAAGCAGGTGAAAAAATGCTTGCCGAAGCACAAGCCTCTTAA